CCAGGTGAGCTAACCTGCTCCGAGCCAGCAGAAGTGTTATTGTtcgggggaagggagagggaaacacTGCCTTCCTGTGAGCGTCCTAGATCAAAGAcgacagagagaacacaagcaGGGAATTACTGCCCACCACAGCTGTGCTGATGCTGACTGAGCTCGGTTACACATGAAAGGGATGCTCAGTCTGGGCTGCCCGTTGTGTCTCCTTCTGCTCTTCACTCCTGAGGCGTACGAAGAGAGGcagggtggtggaggaggttcTGTCAAGCGTGGTCGAGatgaaagagactgtgtgttcTCCAGGGTGTTCCAGCGGGTTCTTCCTCTCCCCGGCGGGAACTGGAACACGTTGGTGGGTGAGTGGTGCTGCCACCCGGATCCCTTTGCCAACAGGAAGCTCCTCCCGCGAACGGAGGACTGCTTAACAGGGGACACCTACTTCCTGTTGGCGAGGGACAACAGCTGCAACCAGACGCTCACAGTTGAGCCCGACCCCACCTCTGCCCGCTCAGCTGCCAATCACAGCCAGGACTCTGAAAAGGTAAGCGTGAGAGAGAAACTCactatgctttttttttttcctagtggTCTATATACACTCTCTCGTGGTTCATTTCTTCTGGCATCTTTATGCTGCAGAAGAATGCCATCCTGTTGGCATTTAATATCCGGTTGGCATCCAATAGGGTTAACTActgcaatggtcttttcacaggccttcctaaaAAGGCCttcaaacagcttcagcttgtacAAAATGCAGTTGCTGGAGTGcttatgaaaatgaaaagaactGACTACATTACTCAGATATCTTTCAGCAGTACACTCCTGTTAGACCTCTGAGATCAGTGAAGAGAGATCTTTTGAtaatacctactgtcagaactaaacatggtgaagcagcttttagctgctatgctgctcagctctggaacaAACTTTctgatgacatcaaaggtgCTCCAGCTGTAGCCAGTTTCTTATCTAGACTTAAACCCAAttgttctcagatgctttttgttaactgatcaaatgcactctttgttttgtaatatttgttttctatgttcttttaactgttttaatgGACTTTACCTTTTTTCAATCTCTTATTTTTCCATGTTCTTTTATCAGCTCATTTGTAAAACAAATTTGAACTACCAATGTGCATGAAttgtgctgtataaataaacttgccctgccttgccctgccctgccttgccttgcctgccTAGTACTTCAAGGTGGAAAGCTTTGGGAAAACTGTCAAATGTTATACTGCCATGACCCACCATTGCTACTGTTAGCAATTCTGAGAGAGTTCTGAGACACGTCTTCATGTTTTCACTTGGTACCTGAGGACGCCACAGAAACGAGAAGCTGTCAAATGTTACACCATCTCAGTGACATCTCAGCTTCTGTTACCCACAGCAACCCTCGGGAGTTCTGAGAGGTGTCATGAGTTAAACATCCCATTTCTGTAGTGAGTCTCTCCTGAGGCGAGACTTGCAGTCATGGCATAaatctgggtgggtgggtgggtgggtgtgtgtgtgtgtgtgtgtgtgtttgtttgttttcaggcaGGGTCCATCTTAAAAGGATTTTAGAAATCGAAGCTTGAGATAAACACTAAGATTAATTTTAGTTCATAGATTAACAGATTTAACTACCATCAGGATACCCTTTATTGTGATCTATACAACAAAATGAGAGCCTTCATGCATCATTTATTCAGCTCCATGTTCAAGATAATATTGTCTGCTCCTGACATGACATGTCTTACCATTGTGgagttgtttttgtatttgccTGCCTGAGTGCAGCTCTGTTGTGTATCTTGCCAGTTGCGATCAGCAGTGAAAGTTTTGAGGCCTGTGGGGATATTTtagagtttttctttttttcttttcctgagAGGCGTCGTGGTCTGTCTCCACTGCCCCAGGGTGGCTGGAGGTGGGAGGCAGGGATCCCTTTCTTCCCCAGAAAGGAAACATGCGGAGGCGGATCACGAGTAACAAGCCTTGCCTGGTCTATAACTATCTACGCTGCCCTGGACTCCAAGGCCAGACTCCCATCACGCTCTGATGGAGCATTGATATTGTTTCGCTGTCTTTCTACCCGTCTGCCTTTTCCGTCTCGTCCTCTCTCGCATTTGCTCGCTACCTCGCTCTgtttaactgttttttttcccccctctcttctctctcttgtaatcagtttctagctgtctgttttctcttatctttctattttcacttctctctcctttctctttcccttgtactcattctttctttctttctttctttctttctttctcgctctctgttcatctctcgcACTCATGACACACCGTGGGCTTTGGTTCCTGCCACGGAGCAGAAAGACTCTCTTGAGTCGCTGCTGGGCCTGAGGCATCCATCATGGCTTCCTCCTCTGTTCGGTTGTGTTGTTATTGATTTCCATTCCGCACTGTTTGAACCTCACAGCGCCCCATCTCTCTTGTCTGTGTTCACAGCCCAGGCATGTCCACCGTACCACTGTAAAAGAGGTTTCCTGTAAAAACTGCTCCTCCATGCTCGGAGAGGCCCTCACAGGAGGTCAGTCTGCttcacacaacaccaacaccagcaccagccgGCTAACACGTTTCtggtcttttttctctctgcaatTATCACCACAGTGGGCTGTGCTAGATAAGTCGTGCTTTTCACCAGATCCCTTTGATGAAGTGTCTTTGCATCACTGTGCGATGGAAAGGAGTCCAAGCATGTCTGTTGGTCAGGACTGAGTTGTGTCTCTCTTGGGTTTAGATGCGTTGAAATTCTACATAACGGAGGTCATGGAGATTGAAAGTGAAGACTGTGAAACAAAAAGGGCAGGGAATAGGTAAGTAGCATCAAATTTAGCTGCGTGAGTTTCCAGGGATGTCAACATACAGTCCAGAATCAAATGTGTTTATCTAGAGATGAGGCTCACCAGAGGGCCTTTCTGGATGATCTTTCAAAATGTTTAGAATGTTGTAGAAGTAGAAAGAAAATTGTAGGGTGATGTACAACATTGAGGTTGAATGTAGAATATTGGTATAGGTCAGATTGTTCTGGAATGTCACTTCCAGAATCAGTTTTGAAGGGGGATGCGTACGACATGAAACAATTCAAACTGATCTCTATGATTTATGATCTAGCAAGCTAGAATAAGGAATCCTTATGTGAAGAATCTCCAGAAAAGTAATGTCTGTAgttaatattgtgtgtgtgtgtgtgtgtgttccagattAGAGTTTGTGGAGAAGACTCTGTCCGCCAGGCTTGTTGAATTGTCCTCAGCCCAAAGCATTTTCCGCTTCTCCATTCAAGCACCCACTGGCAAAACTGCTATCTTGGTGAGACCCTATTCACTTAATGTGTCTCAGTCCTTGTGCCAGACAGAATTGTGTTTTCATTGCTTTGTGACCCATGGTCTTGCTTTAAGCACAAGAACATCTgttgtgtagatatgtgtgtttggtggaatgtgtgtgtgtgtgtgtgtgtgtgtgtgtgtgtgtgtgtgtgtgtgtgtgtgtgtgttcatgactgTGTTTAATGACTTTCCTCATCACCTTCAGCTCTGGCTTTTGAACACTGACACCCTGGTTGCCTCGTTTCCCGAGAATCCGGTAACCGGCAACGGCACACTCATCTCTCCTGGTGACAGTCGCTGTCCCGACGAGCATCAATCACGCCTCGcagtcagtgcagtcaaagTCCTCTACCTCCCCTGCAGTTCCACCATCCACCAGGAGTAAGACAACCAttttgcctctttctttctttctttctttctttctttctctctctctctctatttatataaaaatatcATTTTACCACCAATCCCTTCATCTTGTTTGTCATCATAAATTGAATTGCTGTGTATTTAGTTTAATCTGCCAGGAGTTTTATTAGGTGGATGTAAAGCATCTGGCTTTCCTGTTTGTACATTTTTGCACCAAGGCTTTCACAGTCGAGTTGGGGCCCAGTCATGTTTGAAATGGGATtgggttttttcttcttttttttttttttttttttttcttcaaactcACCGCTTTGGTACCTCCAGTGGAACGAAACCTTTTAGCCTGGCGGGGGtagtagacaaacacacacacacacacacacacacacacacacccaagggtCACCTCTGCCactctcacagatacacacatttacattaagcaTTCGTGTTGATGGACACCATTGCCCAAGGTGATCATTTTGACTGGATGTGACTTCAAATGAGGGTGTGGTAGAATTGGATCCTTGATGCAGTGGGGGTGGCTTGTCAAGGTGAGACATGCTGGTCCATTACCGCAGAGTTAAAGGAACTGAAAACAGGGAGgcgagagaaacacacacgcacacacataaacacacttgggCTTGATAACACATATCCATCTACTGTACTCTCAGGCTCGAGCTGAAAGTGGCTGTTTTTCGAGAGCTTAAAATTATAGGAAGTgattcacagagagagggagggtgggcgTCTGTGCTTATGTTCCAGCCTCGTCTACCCCTCTCAGGCATGGCAGGGCAGtcacgactctctctctcatatatatatatatatatatatatgagagagactCACACTAGATATAGATAAtcgtatatatacacacacacacctctcactttTTTCCTTCCCTTTGTCAGTATTCCTGCACCAACCTTCTGTCTCaatctctccaactctctctctaattccccctttctctctctctctcccctatcaCTCGCTCACATGCACCCTGCACAGGACGAGACCTTGCTCAGTTCCGACTCTGAAAATCTGACAGTCTCTAACCCATGTGACTAAATCGCTGTAATAACCCCAGAAGGAAAGAGCCATTCTGGTCTCTGCCTCTGAGCTGCAAACCCATTTGCCTCTCCCTCTGCGTGCTCGTATGTTACCTTCCAGCTCACTTCCACGTGTCGCAAAGTGTGTAGGGTTAAAGGTCAATCACAAGGGATCCTGATGGATGGGCATCTAATCGTTGAGCTTTCCACAAAGAGTAACAACACCAAGGAAAGGAAAAGGCGACGGTTAAGAAAATGGAAACAGTCTAAGTATCACTAGGATACGCCATACTTCAACCCAGTGTTTAGCCCAAGTGATCGAGGTAGCGGAATTAGTCATAATGTCGCTTAATGGTGCGGTCCTCGTCTGTGACATAAGCTCATTACGGTGGGAGTTGAGGTGTATTCTGTCTGGGGGTCTTTGTGCTGTGAAGAGTTCATTAATGTTTGGCTCACGCGGCAGCGAGGGGTTAGAGGACTAgtcaggtctctctctcctcgctaaTTAAATGTCATCTGGAGTGATTGCCTCGCTGCCAAATGGGAGGAACTACATTTatgtttaatgtaaatgtgtgtgtgcatgtgtgtaggaaagagagatggtgagagagagagagagagagagagagagagaatggctaGAGTTTATCTGATGTTCAGTGTTAAACAGAGTTTATTCGATCTGAGGCTCATAGAGTATTTGACTGTCAGTCTCCATGTTCTGCGCTCGCAGCTCTTAGGCCGCAGTGTGTTTGCCTGCAGAAAGAGCTTGTCTGCCTTCACTCAGAGCCTGTGCACAGATGGCCAAATGTCACAGAAATGTCCTGAATAGATCATCACCATAATGTGGTGGCAGGACATCAATCTGGATGCctgtgtctctcactttctctctccttctctcctcctctccttccctctctccttccctctcactctttggTGCTcagactctctcgctctctggctctgctctctgctttaCGCTCCCGGCAGACAAATTGCCGTGACATGATTACAGCTGTAATGTCTCAAACTGTCAGATTAATGCAATTTATGTCCCAGCTGCCACTGTGTCGTTGGCACTGATATTGAAGACCTACCAGGCAGCGGGGTATATCTCTGTCCAATCTCCCTCTCGTTTTCTCTTACTTATTTATCTCTCCTgcactcttctcttcctcctctccctcctcactccccatccttttcttattttctgtctctaatgtttttattctctcctcttctgtaaCTCAACATTTAGAATTACCAGCATCGAAGAGAGGGACACTCGTCTGGATGTCAGAATTTTGTTCTATTGACAATAAACCTCTGGAACAAACACCACAGAATCTCAACTCTTCCACGTGCTGCTTAGATACTTTGCCAACCAACTTTTTCAAATCTGTTTTTCACCTCATGGCAGCAGACGTGCTTAAAATTGTAAATGCATTGCTGCTATCAGGCACATTCCCTGAGTCCCTGAAAACAGCATGTTATAAGGCCCCTACTCAAAGAGAATAGTCTAGATGCATCCATACTGAACAATTTCTGACCAATTACCGAATCGCTGAAAACGTTTTAAATCAACGTACCACTTTTTTAACGTCAAATGGGTATTTTGATATCTTTCAGTCAGGCGTCCGTGCTAGTCACAGCACAGCATGTGAAGGCAATAACTAAATCAACTTTCTTCCATCTCAAAAACGTAGCCACTTTGAATTACcagtgtgtatgaattgtgctttACAGAAATCTTGTCTTCTCTATTGATGGTCatcttgttttctctccctctctctgtagcaTTGTAAGTGCCTGGGAGAGGGATATCAGTGTTCATAACCTGACcctccctcacaccacctgcCAGGAAGTGCTTCAGCTACTGAGCGCATccacttcctgtctgcctcCATCGCTGCGCTGCATGAACTCCTACCAGGTGAGCCCTCCTCCgtctcctttactctctcccCTAACCtttggtctctctcttctcctcataatgtcctctctctctcatcatctccttctctctctctctcaacatctccttctctctcccctcatcatctcatctctctctctctctcctcattatctcctctcctcattatctcctcttctcatcatctcc
This portion of the Clupea harengus unplaced genomic scaffold, Ch_v2.0.2, whole genome shotgun sequence genome encodes:
- the LOC105897615 gene encoding E3 ubiquitin-protein ligase E3D, whose amino-acid sequence is MEETGKQQHEIFLELRQRLESGLLILRKDVAHSPTEVKVFGSDSSLLIQTSRGLWRAELPPRVSVVPGSCQPTPTGDAGEGLHFRLRLRVDQQTESRGSVIERIQVQQSYGFCCQACGSRILEQRVFQRVLPLPGGNWNTLVGEWCCHPDPFANRKLLPRTEDCLTGDTYFLLARDNSCNQTLTVEPDPTSARSAANHSQDSEKPRHVHRTTVKEVSCKNCSSMLGEALTGDALKFYITEVMEIESEDCETKRAGNRLEFVEKTLSARLVELSSAQSIFRFSIQAPTGKTAILLWLLNTDTLVASFPENPVTGNGTLISPGDSRCPDEHQSRLAVSAVKVLYLPCSSTIHQDIVSAWERDISVHNLTLPHTTCQEVLQLLSASTSCLPPSLRCMNSYQVAFMRR